The sequence below is a genomic window from Sulfuracidifex metallicus DSM 6482 = JCM 9184.
GTCCTTGAAGACCAAGTTGTACAAGTCCTCCAATTCCTGAACCAGATAAGGGGGAAATATACCTTGTTTTCCAAATGACCATATTAAGTCTTCCACGTTTCCGCCTTGCCACGAAGCTTCCTTCAGAAAACACTGAAATAGACCCTTGACGCCATCCTTCACTTTATTTTTCAGATCTGAATTAGACGCGAAATCCTCCAGGCTGACCTTAGTGCCTTCCTCCACCATTCTATAGTAGTCCCAGAACACGAGATTTCATATATTTGATAGGTCACAAATAGTTATGCCTCAAGAAAGAGTGGCATTCATTCTAGTTATAGCTACAACCGACGTAAGTATGATACCTGGCACTACGATAGCGGGAGCGACGCCTGAGCTTACTATGTATACTCCAGCAGCTGACGCAGAGTTTCTAATTAACGGAAAATGTGACGTAATAAAGGGAGTTCCCATAACACCAGATGGAATTCCTAGCCCCGCAATTATATCTAGGGCGTCTTTGAACCTGACCGGGATACCTACCTTCGTTGTGAACGCTGGAGCTAAAGTACGTCCTTTAGCAATTCCCTTCTTCGAGGTAGGTGGAGAGCCTGGAAAAGACATCAGAAGCGGTGCACTGGAAATGAACGTCATGGAAAGGATATTGAACAATTCTATGAGACTTGGGGAACAGCTTTCAAGGGGATTCGACAGAGTAATAATAGGAGAGTCCATACCAGCTGGAACTACCACCGCCATGAGCACGTTAGTTGCATTAGGGTACAATGCGTTTGGAAAAGTTAGCTCTGCATCTCCCGATAATCCCATGGAGCTAAAGGAGAAAATAGTCAGAGAAGCACTGAGTAAAGTAAGCGAT
It includes:
- a CDS encoding TIGR00303 family protein; its protein translation is MPQERVAFILVIATTDVSMIPGTTIAGATPELTMYTPAADAEFLINGKCDVIKGVPITPDGIPSPAIISRASLNLTGIPTFVVNAGAKVRPLAIPFFEVGGEPGKDIRSGALEMNVMERILNNSMRLGEQLSRGFDRVIIGESIPAGTTTAMSTLVALGYNAFGKVSSASPDNPMELKEKIVREALSKVSDEEDKIARLSDPMIISASGIAQGFQGKIVLAGGTQMTAVAALTKKLAPMKLKDMEIWTTKWIVSDKSSDILGLASQIGVKVEYSPLDFSKSKFEGLRVYEKGYVKEGVGAGGLSLFAIKMGFTTENILKEVEKVYEEAKNEKI